Proteins encoded by one window of Acetivibrio thermocellus ATCC 27405:
- a CDS encoding ABC transporter ATP-binding protein: MASVKLKGVYKRYPGGVTAVNDFNLDIEDKEFIILVGPSGCGKTTTLRMVAGLEEITEGELYIGDKLVNDVAPKDRDIAMVFQNYALYPHMSVFDNMAFGLKLRKVPKDEIKRRVLEAAKILDIEHLLERKPKALSGGQRQRVALGRAIVRNPKVFLMDEPLSNLDAKLRVQMRTEISKLHQRLQTTFIYVTHDQTEALTMGTRIVVMKDGYIQQVDTPTNLYERPCNMFVAGFIGSPQMNFVNARIEKRGDEMHLLFGKQDIKLPEGKAKKLESSEYVGREVVMGIRPENIRDEEIYLESMSENVVEGRVEVVEMLGSETLIYMVIDDFEFTARVNPRSKARPGDVIKVAFDANKIHLFDKETEKTIMN; this comes from the coding sequence ATGGCAAGCGTTAAACTTAAAGGTGTGTACAAAAGATATCCAGGTGGGGTTACTGCGGTAAACGACTTTAATTTGGATATTGAAGACAAGGAATTTATTATATTGGTAGGACCGTCTGGATGTGGAAAAACTACAACATTGAGAATGGTTGCCGGATTGGAAGAAATTACGGAAGGTGAGCTTTATATAGGTGACAAACTGGTCAACGACGTGGCACCTAAAGATAGAGATATAGCGATGGTTTTCCAGAACTACGCTTTGTATCCGCATATGTCTGTGTTTGACAACATGGCATTTGGATTGAAGCTTAGAAAAGTTCCCAAAGATGAGATTAAGAGGAGAGTTTTGGAGGCTGCAAAGATTCTTGACATAGAACACTTGCTGGAAAGAAAGCCGAAGGCATTGTCCGGAGGTCAGAGACAGAGGGTTGCGCTTGGACGTGCCATAGTTCGTAATCCTAAGGTATTCTTGATGGATGAGCCTCTGTCAAACCTTGACGCAAAACTCAGAGTTCAGATGAGAACCGAAATCAGCAAGCTGCACCAGAGACTTCAGACAACATTCATCTACGTTACTCACGACCAGACAGAAGCTTTGACGATGGGTACAAGAATTGTTGTTATGAAAGACGGATACATTCAACAGGTTGATACTCCTACAAATCTTTATGAGAGACCTTGCAACATGTTCGTAGCAGGATTTATCGGAAGCCCGCAGATGAACTTTGTAAATGCAAGAATTGAAAAACGCGGGGATGAAATGCACCTTCTGTTTGGAAAACAGGATATTAAACTTCCGGAAGGAAAGGCAAAGAAGCTTGAGTCCAGCGAATATGTGGGCAGAGAAGTGGTAATGGGTATACGTCCTGAAAACATTCGTGATGAAGAGATTTATCTTGAATCAATGTCTGAGAATGTTGTAGAGGGAAGAGTTGAAGTTGTTGAAATGCTCGGTTCCGAAACATTGATTTACATGGTAATAGATGACTTTGAGTTTACTGCAAGAGTTAATCCGAGATCAAAGGCTAGACCGGGCGATGTGATTAAGGTTGCTTTTGATGCCAACAAGATTCATCTCTTTGACAAGGAAACTGAAAAAACAATAATGAACTAA
- a CDS encoding PucR family transcriptional regulator — MSVKIYQNLVNQIKDVIDSEFGIMDDTGLILACSDEKKVGQSSSLVSEIMRSKDQFVVIDGQTFQKVYIKNKLEFITFIDSDSENSQKFLALISINTINVKNYFDEKYDKISFIKGIIMDNILPGDITLRAKELHLQNNVNRVVFLVETEKAKDIYAHEIIEGLFPVKNKDFVVVLDDEKVVLIKELKPDYDYKEINKISKVIIDTLSTEGMIKARVGIGTVVDNIKDIGRSFKEAQMALLIGGIFDSEKSIVDYNRLGIGRLIYQLPPTLCKLFLKEVFKEGSFEALDSETMYTINKFFENNLNVSETSRQLYVHRNTLVYRLDKIQKITGLDLRLFDDAIIFKVAMLVKKYLDSNQALV; from the coding sequence ATGTCTGTAAAGATATATCAGAATCTTGTAAATCAAATAAAGGACGTAATAGATTCGGAGTTTGGGATAATGGATGACACAGGTCTTATTTTGGCCTGCTCAGATGAAAAGAAAGTGGGACAGAGCAGTTCACTGGTATCTGAGATAATGAGGTCCAAAGATCAGTTTGTGGTGATTGACGGACAAACGTTTCAGAAGGTATACATAAAGAACAAACTTGAATTTATTACGTTTATTGATTCGGATTCTGAAAACAGCCAAAAATTTCTTGCGTTGATATCGATTAATACCATTAACGTAAAGAATTATTTTGACGAGAAATATGATAAGATCAGTTTTATAAAAGGAATTATAATGGATAATATTCTTCCAGGAGATATCACTTTGAGGGCAAAGGAGTTGCACCTTCAAAATAATGTAAACAGAGTGGTTTTTCTTGTGGAAACCGAAAAGGCAAAAGATATTTATGCCCACGAGATAATTGAAGGGCTTTTTCCGGTTAAAAACAAAGACTTTGTTGTAGTGCTTGACGATGAGAAAGTTGTGCTTATAAAAGAGTTGAAGCCGGACTATGACTACAAGGAGATAAACAAAATTTCCAAAGTTATTATTGATACTTTGTCCACGGAGGGAATGATTAAAGCCAGGGTTGGAATCGGCACGGTTGTTGACAATATAAAGGATATAGGACGTTCTTTCAAAGAAGCACAGATGGCGCTGCTTATAGGAGGCATTTTTGACAGCGAAAAGAGTATTGTGGATTACAACAGACTTGGGATAGGAAGGCTCATATATCAGCTTCCTCCGACATTGTGCAAGCTGTTTTTAAAAGAGGTGTTCAAGGAAGGCTCCTTTGAAGCTTTGGATTCCGAGACGATGTATACGATTAACAAATTTTTTGAAAACAATCTTAATGTAAGTGAAACTTCAAGGCAGCTTTATGTTCATCGAAACACCCTTGTGTACAGACTGGATAAGATTCAAAAAATTACAGGCCTTGACCTTAGATTGTTTGACGATGCAATAATATTCAAAGTTGCCATGCTGGTAAAAAAATATCTTGACAGTAATCAAGCCCTTGTATAG
- the ftsE gene encoding cell division ATP-binding protein FtsE yields the protein MVEYRGVSKRYPNGTLALNNINLTINKGEFAFFVGPSGSGKSTLLKLILKEEDPTEGEVFVNGYELSKMTRKDIPFLRRSLGVVFQDFRLLPNKTVYENVEFAMQITEALPKEIRRQVPMALALVGLSKKAKAYPHQLSGGEQQRVALARALVNNPSLLIADEPTGNLDPETSWEIMKLLAEVNYRGTTVIVATHEKSIVDAMKKRVIALDKGVIVRDQEKGQYEDEVKNHQVYY from the coding sequence GTGGTAGAGTATAGAGGAGTTTCAAAAAGATACCCAAACGGTACATTGGCGTTGAATAATATCAACCTTACCATAAATAAAGGCGAATTTGCATTTTTTGTCGGACCCAGCGGCTCCGGCAAATCTACTTTGCTCAAACTTATATTAAAAGAAGAAGACCCTACGGAAGGGGAAGTCTTTGTAAACGGTTATGAGCTTTCCAAGATGACCAGAAAAGACATACCCTTTTTAAGAAGGAGTCTTGGTGTCGTATTTCAGGATTTTAGACTTCTCCCCAATAAAACCGTGTATGAAAATGTGGAGTTTGCGATGCAGATTACCGAGGCGCTTCCTAAAGAAATAAGGAGACAGGTGCCTATGGCTCTTGCACTGGTTGGGCTCAGCAAAAAAGCTAAAGCTTATCCCCACCAGTTATCCGGCGGTGAACAGCAAAGGGTCGCTCTGGCACGGGCATTGGTAAACAACCCGTCTCTTTTGATCGCGGATGAGCCTACCGGAAATCTCGACCCTGAGACATCGTGGGAGATAATGAAGCTTCTTGCGGAAGTAAATTACCGGGGAACTACAGTAATTGTTGCCACCCATGAAAAGAGTATTGTGGATGCGATGAAAAAGCGTGTAATTGCTCTTGACAAAGGAGTAATAGTAAGAGATCAGGAGAAAGGACAGTACGAAGATGAAGTTAAGAACCACCAAGTATATTATTAA